The proteins below are encoded in one region of Scatophagus argus isolate fScaArg1 chromosome 24, fScaArg1.pri, whole genome shotgun sequence:
- the LOC124055396 gene encoding TRAF2 and NCK-interacting protein kinase-like isoform X8 has protein sequence MANDSPAKSLVDIDLASLRDPAGIFELVEVVGNGTYGQVYKGRHVKTGQLAAIKVMDVTEDEEEEIKLEINMLKKYSHHRNIATYYGAFIKKSPPGHDDQLWLVMEFCGAGSITDLVKNTKGNQLKEDWIAYISREILRGLAHLHAHHVIHRDIKGQNVLLTENAEVKLVDFGVSAQLDRTVGRRNTFIGTPYWMAPEVIACDENPDATYDYRSDLWSCGITAIEMAEGAPPLCDMHPMRALFLIPRNPPPRLKSKKWSKKFFSFIESCLVKNYTQRPPTEQLLKHPFIRDQPNERQVRIQLKDHIDRTKKKRGEKDETEYEYSGSEEEEEDPPEQEGEPSSIVNVPGESTLRRDFIRLQQENKERSEALRRQQLLQEQQLREQEEYKRQLLAERQKRIEQQKEQRRRLEEQQRREREMRRQQEREQRRREQEEKRRIEEMDRRRKEEEERRRADDEKRRNDREQEYIRRQLEEEQRHLEMLQEQLLREQAMLLEFKWRELEEQRKAERLHKRLQQEQAYLLSLQHESKQQPGDRTKPPSDHSKPPQTSTLPPDRLLNTTPQAQVLDSAASVARGAYESSRALQAVPSDSAKSQAAAPQKTDSDETCPSQVSNSPDPPQTEPPTDFEPPQAESLKPDGPTEPVSHPPQPIREADERYRKNIQGSPQAAPLPKQPPLPPRSSEPFSNGGPSSEASAMHRPMEPQVPVRTTSRSPVLSRRESPLPSQPGNQGGQRSASGNVEQRPLWDRVEKLQPRPGSGSSSGSSNSGSQASPADRFRPRCESPASSKSEGSPLLRPENVPKKQDEKNVARPTRPACDADLTALAKELRAVDDVRPPHKVTDYSSSSEESGTTDEEDDEEVDQEAGEESTSGAEDSRAGYSHGFRRRLSNGETESAKTMPVEDSESDQATTPSKDGTLVIRQSTVDIKRSVNLSSSSSSSSAGPGYGHGQPQPPGHGLPEKNGFAGRIHHLPDLIQQSHHSPSSSTSIASSSSSSSSSSSFPSSSSHASPAMSPQNPPDKFTAIESQSESNSMSKHKSSSSFTPFIDPRLLQISPSSGSSLNNMAGFGQDGRMADPLRSDPSRKGSVVNVNPVNTRPPSDTPEIRKYKKRFNSEILCAALWGVNLLVGTESGLMLLDRSGQGKVYPLINRRRIQQMDVLEGLNVLVTISGKKNKLRVYYLSWLRNKILHNDPEVEKKQGWVNVGDLEGCVHYKVVKYERIKFLVLALKNAVEVYAWAPKPYHKFMAFKSFGDLVHKPLLVDLTVEEGQRLKVIYGSCSGFHAVDVDSGAVYDIYLPTHIQTSIQCHAIIILPNTDGIELLVCYEDEGVYVNTYGRITKDVVLQWGEMPTSVAYIRSNQIMGWGEKAIEIRSVETGHLDGVFMHKRAQRLKFLCERNDKVFFASVRPGGASQVYFMTLGRTSLMSW, from the exons ATGGCGAACGACTCTCCAGCTAAAAGTCTAGTAGACATAGACTTGGCTTCATTGCGG GATCCAGCTGGGATATTTGAATTGGTGGAGGTGGTTGGAAATGGCACCTATGGACAAGTATACAAG GGACGTCATGTCAAGACCGGACAGCTGGCTGCCATCAAAGTCATGGACGTCACAGAG gatgaagaggaggaaattaAACTGGAGATCAATATGCTGAAGAAATATTCCCACCACCGAAACATAGCCACCTACTACGGTGCTTTCATTAAAAAGAGCCCCCCGGGACACGATGACCAGCTGTGG ttGGTGATGGAGTTCTGTGGAGCTGGTTCAATCACAGACCTGGTTAAGAACACCAAGGGGAACCAGCTGAAGGAAGACTGGATTGCCTACATCTCCAGAGAGATCCTCAGG ggTCTGGCCCATCTACATGCCCACCACGTTATCCACCGTGACATCAAGGGCCAGAACGTCCTGCTGACCGAGAATGCTGAAGTCAAACTAG TCGACTTTGGCGTTAGCGCTCAGCTGGATCGAACAGTGGGGAGGCGAAACACCTTCATCGGGACGCCTTACTGGATGGCTCCTGAGGTCATAGCTTGTGACGAGAACCCGGACGCCACGTACGATTACAGA AGTGACCTGTGGTCTTGTGGTATCACAGCTATTGAAATGGCTGAAGGAGCACCAC CGCTTTGTGACATGCACCCAATGCGTGCACTCTTCCTCATTCCAAGAAACCCTCCTCCCAGGCTCAAGTCTAAAAAATG GTCCAAAAAGTTTTTTAGTTTCATTGAGAGCTGCCTGGTGAAGAACTACACTCAGCGGCCCCCGACGGAGCAGCTGCTGAAGCACCCCTTCATCCGAGACCAGCCCAACGAGAGGCAAGTCCGCATTCAGCTCAAAGACCACATCGACCGGACcaagaagaagaggggagagaagg ATGAGACAGAGTATGAGTACAGCggcagcgaggaggaggaagaggatccCCCAGAGCAGGAGGGGGAACCCAG CTCCATCGTCAATGTGCCGGGTGAGTCGACTCTGCGCCGCGACTTCATCCGCCTGCAGCAGGAGAACAAGGAGCGATCCGAGGCGCTCCGTcgccagcagctcctccaggaGCAACAGCTGCGGGAGCAGGAGGAGTACAAGCGCCAACTACTGGCCGAGAGGCAGAAACGCATTGAGCAAcagaaggagcagaggaggcGGCTGGaggag CAACAACGACGCGAACGGGAGATGAGGAGGCAACAGGAGCGCGAGCAACGTCGTCGCGAGCAAGAGGAGAAGAGGCGCATTGAGGAGATGGATCGTCGACgtaaagaagaggaggagcgcCGGCGGGCCGACGACGAGAAGAGAAGGAACGATCGCGAACAG GAGTACATCAGGcgtcagctggaggaggagcagagacacCTGGAGAtgctgcaggagcagctgcTCCGTGAACAGGCCATGCTGCtg GAGTTCAAGTGGCGAGAGCTCGAGGAGCAGCGCAAGGCTGAGCGACTCCATAAGCGcctgcagcaggagcaggcCTACCTGCTGTCGCTGCAGCACGAATCCAAACAGCAACCTGGCGACAGGACCAAACCCCCCTCAGACCATAGCAAACCTCCGCAGACCTCCACCCTGCCCCCTGACAGACTCCTCAACACAACCCCTCAGGCTCAGGTCCTTGACAGTGCTGCTTCTGTAGCAAGAGGCGCTTATGAGTCCTCCAGAGCCCTTCAGGCAGTCCCCTCGGATAGCGCCAAATCCCAGGCAGCGGCGCCACAGAAGACTGACTCTGATGAGACATGTCCCAGCCAGGTCTCAAACTCCCCCGACCCCCCTCAGACTGAACCCCCCACTGACTTTGAACCTCCCCAGGCAGAAAGTTTGAAGCCCGACGGGCCCACAGAGCCTGTCAGTCATCCTCCTCAGCCTATCAGAGAG GCCGACGAGCGGTACCGTAAAAACATTCAGGGCTCCCCTCAGGCCGCCCCTCTTCCCAAGCagccccctcttcctccccgcTCCTCTGAACCGTTCTCCAATGGCGGCCCCTCCTCCGAAGCCTCCGCCATGCACCGTCCCATGGAGCCTCAG GTCCCAGTCAGGACAACATCCAGGTCTCCAGTGCTGTCGCGCCGAGAGTCCCCTCTGCCATCTCAGCCCGGCAACCAGGGCGGACAGAGGAGCGCTAGCGG TAACGTGGAGCAGCGCCCCCTGTGGGACCGAGTGGAGAAACTGCAGCCTCGGCCAGGCAGCGGCAGCTCTTCCGGCTCCTCCAACTCTGGCTCCCAGGCCAGTCCCGCTGACCGCTTCAGGCCACGCTGTGAGTCCCCCG CTTCTTCCAAATCCGAAGGTTCTCCTCTCCTGCGGCCTGAAAATGTTCccaaaaaacaagatgaaaagaaCGTCGCCCGGCCTACTCGACCAGCT TGTGATGCG GATCTGACTGCTCTGGCCAAGGAGCTTCGTGCCGTAGATGACGTGAGGCCCCCCCACAAGGTCACCGACTACTCATCCTCAAGCGAGGAGTCGGGCACCACCGACGAGGAGGACGACGAGGAGGTGGACCAGGAGGCGGGAGAGGAGTCCACCTCCGGAGCCGAGGACTCCAGGGCCGG ATATTCCCATGGCTTCCGCAGGAGGCTGAGTAACGGGGAGACCGAGTCTGCTAAGACCATGCCGGTGGAGGACTCTGAGAGCGACCAAGCCACTACGCCTTCCAAGGACGGGACGCTGGTCATCAGACAG AGCACCGTTGACATAAAGCGGTCGGTCAAtctctcatcttcatcctcctcttcctcggccGGCCCCGGTTACGGCCACGGCCAGCCCCAACCCCCCGGCCACGGCCTCCCAGAGAAAAACGGCTTCGCAGGCCGCATACACCACCTACCAGACCTTATCCAGCAGAGCCATcactccccttcctcctccacatccatcgcttcctcctcctcttcctcctcttcctcttcctccttcccctcatCATCTAGCCACGCCAGTCCCGCCATGTCCCCACAGAACCCCCCGGACAAGTTCACTGCCATCGAG TCCCAGTCGGAGAGCAACTCCATGTCCAAACACaagtcttcctcctccttcactccctTCATCGACCCTCGCCTTCTCCAGATCTCTCCGTCCAGCGGCAGCTCCCTCAACAACATGG CGGGATTCGGGCAGGACGGACGGATGGCGGACCCCCTGAGGTCCGACCCATCTCGCAAAGGCTCGGTGGTCAACGTCAACCCGGTGAACACGCGTCCGCCGAGCGACACGCCCGAGATTCGCAAGTACAAGAAGAGGTTCAACTCTGAGATCTTATGTGCTGCACTCTGGG GAGTGAACCTGCTGGTGGGGACGGAGAGCGGCCTGATGCTGCTGGACCGAAGCGGTCAGGGGAAGGTCTACCCCCTGATCAACAGACGACGCATCCAGCAGATGGATGTCCTGGAGGGTCTCAACGTCCTGGTCACCATATCGG GTAAAAAGAACAAGCTTCGAGTGTATTACTTATCGTGGTTGAGAAACAAGATTTTGCACAACGACCCCGAGGTGGAGAAGAAGCAGGGTTGGGTCAACGTGGGCGACCTGGAGGGCTGCGTCCACTACAAAGTCG tgaagtaCGAAAGGATCAAGTTCTTGGTGCTGGCCTTGAAGAACGCTGTGGAGGTGTACGCCTGGGCACCCAAACCCTACCACAAGTTCATGGCCTTTAAG TCTTTCGGTGACTTGGTGCACAAGCCTCTGCTGGTTGACCTGACGGTGGAGGAAGGACAGAGGTTAAAGGTCATCTACGGCTCTTGCTCGGGCTTCCACGCCGTGGATGTGGACTCCGGTGCCGTTTACGACATCTACTTACCCACGCAC ATCCAGACCAGCATTCAGTGCCACGCCATCATCATCCTGCCCAACACCGACGGCATCGAGCTGCTGGTGTGTTACGAGGACGAGGGCGTCTACGTCAACACCTACGGGCGCATCACCAAGGATGTGGTGCTGCAGTGGGGAGAAATGCCAACTTCAGTGG CCTACATTAGGTCAAACCAGATCATGGGCTGGGGCGAGAAGGCCATAGAGATCCGCTCGGTGGAGACGGGCCACCTGGATGGCGTCTTTATGCACAAGAGGGCTCAGAGACTCAAGTTCCTTTGTGAGAGGAATGATAAG GTCTTCTTTGCCTCCGTGCGCCCCGGAGGTGCCAGCCAGGTGTATTTCATGACCCTGGGGCGCACTTCCCTCATGAGCTGGTAG